A region of Bombyx mori chromosome 13, ASM3026992v2 DNA encodes the following proteins:
- the LOC692808 gene encoding elongation protein 4-like protein (The RefSeq protein has 1 substitution compared to this genomic sequence) yields MRSFRKFIDISTHINGTKVKNNLPYVSSGIPSLDHIVGGGIPAGSIFVVEEDVLGVYSKVLFKYFIAEGVACDHELFVTSLDEDPHKITSELPQPCALPPEDEKAPSTDAEKMKIAWRYEGLSQVESSFGSNTNLGHNFDLSRYIDADTIEKSKIQYGTTTWQDSTLSWQTTMRRGKLKSALFHKLLRNIYETVLRSSGTNMLRLAIHSLGSPIWMAMDSDDTEFQNYGRDLIMFMYYLRILIRDKNVAVFITIPSHLYEDPIIMKKVLYSAHNAVRIESFAGSEKETNPVYKDYHGLFHITKLTALYTLVPFVPPSLDLAFKLKRKKFVIEKLHIPPELEETSEREQDDITATPSTACGGFRKKDIDF; encoded by the exons atgcgtaGTTTTCGAAAATTTATAGATATAAGTACGCATATAAATGGCACAAAAGTGAAAAATAACCTACCATACGTATCTTCCGGTATTCCATCCTTAGACCATATAGTTG GTGGAGGAATACCTGCAGGCAGCATTTTTGTTGTAG AGGAAGATGTCCTTGGTGTGTACAGCAAAGTGTTATTCAAATATTTCATAGCAGAGGGTGTAGCTTGTGACCATGAATTATTTGTTACATCTTTAGATGAAGACCCACACAAAATA ACATCAGAACTCCCTCAACCATGTGCTTTACCTCCAGAAGATGAAAAAGCACCAAGTACTGATGcagaaaaaatgaaaatagcCTGGAGATATGAAGGCCTTAGTCAAGTTGAATCATCATTTGGCAGCAACACTAATTTTGGACATAACTTTGACTTGAGCAGATACATTGATGCTGACACAATAGAAAAGAGTAAAATCCAGTATGGTACTACAACTTGGCAAGACAGTACTTTAAGCTGGCAAACGACTATGCGCAgag gGAAATTAAAAAGTGCTTTGTTTCACAAATTGCTAAGAAATATTTACGAAACTGTATTAAGAAGTAGCGGTACAAACATGCTCAGACTTGCTATACATTCATTGGGTTCCCCTATATGGATGGCGATGGATTCTGATGATACCGAGTTCCAAAATTATGGAAGAGATCTCATAATGTTCATGTACTATTTAAGGATATTAATTAGAGACAAAAATGTTGCTGTGTTCATCACTATACCATCACATTTGTATGAG GATCCAATCATTATGAAGAAAGTTCTGTACTCGGCTCATAATGCAGTAAGGATTGAATCATTTGCTGGCTCCGAAAAAGAAACAAACCCTGTCTACAAAGATTACCACGGACTGTTTCACATTACAAAATTAACGGCGCTGTATACACTCGTACCATTCGTGCCGCCCAGTCTTGATTTAGCATTCAAGCTAAAGAGGAAGAAGTTCGTCATTGAAAAATTACACATTCCACCAG AACTTGAAGAGACGAGTGAGAGAGAGCAGGACGACATAACTGCAACGCCGTCGACTGCTTGCGGTGGATTCCGCAAAAAGGATATCGACTTTTAA
- the LOC101738445 gene encoding CD151 antigen isoform X2: MAAGLTMCATAALGCWATYLPGYAALSIYFLIVLSLLLCECAGGVLAAVWPRCLGLENARGGSVGALQSYYAMPDFEQFTASVDLAQTECCGMTDARNYDMSVWQLRRLGPRGMAVPLSCCVQIEENISYLNPMPVNLSRCQEYQPNPVYRHVPGCIGKLEEWYQKQYFVLMLSIFIFAVFKLGVLLSTVFSCIRLRQRRQVLHTVTVKSIDHATNENMYGSGVREDHITAKYIQPDNYYSPRVRNPRIFTSKPNEII, translated from the exons ATGGCAGCAGGCCTCACCATGTGTGCGACGGCTGCTCTTGGCTGCTGGGCAACCTATTTACCCGGATATGCCGCTTTGAGTATC TACTTCTTAATAGTTCTGTCTTTGCTATTGTGCGAGTGTGCTGGAGGCGTGTTAGCTGCAGTATGGCCGCGATGTCTGGGACTTGAAAACGCACGAGGGGGCTCTGTCGGAGCTCTGCAAAGCTATTATGCTATGCCCGACTTTGAACAATTCACTGCGTCTGTAGATTTAGCGCAAACAGAG TGTTGCGGTATGACAGATGCTCGAAACTACGACATGTCCGTATGGCAACTGAGGAGGCTGGGTCCGCGCGGAATGGCCGTACCGTTGAGTTGCTGCGTGCAAATCGAAGAGAACATCTCGTATCTGAACCCGATGCCGGTCAATTTATCGCGCTGTCAGGAGTATCAACCTAACCCTGTTTATCGACATGTTCCG GGCTGTATCGGTAAACTTGAAGAGTGGTACCAGAAACAATATTTTGTCCTCATGCTGAGCATCTTCATATTTGCTGTATTCAAACTGGGAGTTTTGTTAAGCACTGTATTTTCATGTATCCGACTCCGTCAAAGGAGACAAGTACTACATACAGTTACAGTTAAATCCATTGATCACGCAACGAATGAAAATATGTACGGTTCGGGAGTTCGCGAAGACCACATAACAGCCAAATATATCCAGCCGGATAATTATTACAGTCCAAGAGTTCGAAACCCTCGTATTTTTACGAGCAAACCGAACGAAATTATATGA
- the LOC101738307 gene encoding SUN domain-containing protein 2: MDYDDENSGCFQNVFRSFVCVTLTLLLSLNFYAYFWGPSADSLDGDFSDIKYVVMQLTRGLTEVNRKHEKLQNEMERMSAVIPAVAAAAGRAKDALEPSLRKNSRQALDNYDYDRQVADYALESAGGRILDTGDTIEHLVYESPISWGLHLITSWMCRECQGASAMIRPGTLPGECWAFKGSKGQAMIRLLGTVKVMGVSVEHIPAHISPTREISSAPRLFQVEGLEYRSDPYPHDFGTFEYDKEGKPIQYFEVLYPSTKGYSLIRIRVLTNWGHPVYTCVYRVRVHGELSGRNQNFGADDTEMRIENE; encoded by the exons ATGgattatgatgatgaaaatAGTGGTTGTTTCCAAAACGTTTTTCGTTCGTTCGTTTGCGTGACTTTAACGTTGCTGTTATCATTGAATTTCTACGCTTATTTTTGGGGACCATCTGCAGATTCGCTCGATGGAGATTTTTCAGACATTAAATATGTCGTGATGCAGCTTACTCGCGGTCTCACAGAG GTTAACAGAAAACATGAAAAGTTACAAAACGAAATGGAACGGATGTCGGCGGTGATTCCTGCCGTGGCTGCGGCTGCAGGACGCGCTAAAGACGCCTTGGAACCATCTCTGAGGAAGAACAGCCGACAGGCATTGGATAATTATGATTATGATAGACAG GTGGCTGATTACGCGCTCGAGTCTGCTGGTGGTCGCATATTAGATACTGGAGATACAATAGAGCATCTAGTTTATGAGTCGCCCATAAGTTGGGGCTTACATCTAATTACGTCGTGGATGTGTAGGGAATGTCAAGGGGCCAGTGCTATGATCCGCCCAGGTACTTTACCTGGTGAATGCTGGGCGTTCAAAGGATCGAAAGGTCAAGCTATGATACGTCTACTCGGTACTGTGAAGGTGATGGGTGTTAGTGTGGAGCATATTCCGGCGCATATCTCGCCAACCAG GGAAATATCTTCGGCGCCACGACTATTCCAAGTGGAAGGCTTAGAATATCGCAGCGATCCGTACCCCCACGACTTTGGTACCTTTGAGTACGATAAGGAGGGCAAACCGATCCAGTACTTTGAAGTGTTGTACCCTTCAACGAAGGGGTACAGCTTGATAAGGATACGCGTGCTTACTAATTGGGGACATCCTGTGTATACTTGCGTGTACCGAGTGAGGGTTCACGGTGAATTGTCGGGACGTAATCAAAACTTCGGTGCCGACGACACTGAGATGCGAATCGAAAATGAATGA
- the LOC101738445 gene encoding CD151 antigen isoform X1, with protein sequence MAAGLTMCATAALGCWATYLPGYAALSIYFLIVLSLLLCECAGGVLAAVWPRCLGLENARGGSVGALQSYYAMPDFEQFTASVDLAQTELQCCGMTDARNYDMSVWQLRRLGPRGMAVPLSCCVQIEENISYLNPMPVNLSRCQEYQPNPVYRHVPGCIGKLEEWYQKQYFVLMLSIFIFAVFKLGVLLSTVFSCIRLRQRRQVLHTVTVKSIDHATNENMYGSGVREDHITAKYIQPDNYYSPRVRNPRIFTSKPNEII encoded by the exons ATGGCAGCAGGCCTCACCATGTGTGCGACGGCTGCTCTTGGCTGCTGGGCAACCTATTTACCCGGATATGCCGCTTTGAGTATC TACTTCTTAATAGTTCTGTCTTTGCTATTGTGCGAGTGTGCTGGAGGCGTGTTAGCTGCAGTATGGCCGCGATGTCTGGGACTTGAAAACGCACGAGGGGGCTCTGTCGGAGCTCTGCAAAGCTATTATGCTATGCCCGACTTTGAACAATTCACTGCGTCTGTAGATTTAGCGCAAACAGAG TTGCAGTGTTGCGGTATGACAGATGCTCGAAACTACGACATGTCCGTATGGCAACTGAGGAGGCTGGGTCCGCGCGGAATGGCCGTACCGTTGAGTTGCTGCGTGCAAATCGAAGAGAACATCTCGTATCTGAACCCGATGCCGGTCAATTTATCGCGCTGTCAGGAGTATCAACCTAACCCTGTTTATCGACATGTTCCG GGCTGTATCGGTAAACTTGAAGAGTGGTACCAGAAACAATATTTTGTCCTCATGCTGAGCATCTTCATATTTGCTGTATTCAAACTGGGAGTTTTGTTAAGCACTGTATTTTCATGTATCCGACTCCGTCAAAGGAGACAAGTACTACATACAGTTACAGTTAAATCCATTGATCACGCAACGAATGAAAATATGTACGGTTCGGGAGTTCGCGAAGACCACATAACAGCCAAATATATCCAGCCGGATAATTATTACAGTCCAAGAGTTCGAAACCCTCGTATTTTTACGAGCAAACCGAACGAAATTATATGA
- the LOC101737255 gene encoding eukaryotic translation initiation factor 3 subunit M, with the protein MQGPAVFMDISLEDQALELRRYFKSLGAEISEEKSPKGIEDDLHKIVGVCDACFKEPSESDIEAILNSIVSIMVSIPLERGENLILAFSQRLTKAPGPKLGMVALQSLWRLYNNLEPNSPLRYHVYYHVIELAARVGFVREVFTGVEQLRKEFANCPPSNEQMQKLYRLLHQVLKDQNSELAAKVMIELLGTYTDENASYAREDAIKCIATALADPNTFLLDPLLTLKPVRFLEGELIHDLLTIFVSEKLSSYQTFYNNHKEFVHSQGLNHEQNIKKMRILSFMQMAETNPDLTFDEIISELQIEEKDVEAFVIEVLKTRLVRARMDQAQRTVRVSNTMHRTFGREQWQQLRDVLLAWRANVHQAHEAMKSVAAAQIEYAAQQQKS; encoded by the exons ATGCAAGGGCCAGCTGTGTTTATGGACATATCCCTGGAAGATCAG GCACTCGAACTGAGAAGATATTTTAAGAGCCTTGGCGCCGAGATTTCAGAAGAAAAATCACCTAAGGGCATTGAGGATGATCTGCATAAGATCGTTGGGGTTTGTGATGCTTGTTTCAAAGAGCCGAGTGAATCGGACATCGAAGCCATTCTGAACAGTATTGTCTCTATTATGGTTTCT ATACCATTAGAAAGAGGAGAAAACCTTATCTTAGCATTTAGTCAAAGGCTCACTAAGGCTCCTGGCCCTAAACTTGGAATGGTAGCTTTGCAATC GTTATGGAGACTTTACAACAACTTAGAACCCAACTCACCTCTAAGATACCATGTATATTATCATGTCATAGAACTGGCTGCACGAGTTGGATTTGTCAGGGAAGTCTTCACTGGGGTTGAGCAGCTTAGGAAAGAGTTTGCTAACTGCCCACCCTCTAATGAACAAATGCAGAAATTGTATCGGCTTTTACATCAAGTGTTAAAAGACCAAAACAG tgAACTAGCTGCTAAAGTAATGATTGAGCTACTGGGCACATATACAGATGAAAATGCTTCATATGCAAGAGAAGATGCAATTAAATGTATAGCGACAGCATTGGCAGATCCCAACACATTTCTGCTGGATCCCTTGTTAACATTAAAACCTGTGCGTTTCCTTGAAGGAGAGCTCATTCACGATTTACTtacaatttttgtatctgaaaaGTTATCAAGCTACCAGACATTCTATAATAATCATAAAGAGTTTGTACATTCTCAag GCTTAAACCATGAACAGAATATTAAGAAAATGAGAATATTGTCATTTATGCAAATGGCAGAAACAAATCCAGACCTTACATTTGATGAGATTATATCTGAACTTCAAATTGAAGAGAAAGATGTGGAAGCATTCGTAATTGaag tACTGAAGACTCGTTTGGTGCGCGCCCGCATGGACCAGGCGCAGCGCACGGTCCGCGTGTCCAACACGATGCACCGCACGTTCGGGCGCGAGCAGTGGCAGCAGCTGCGCGACGTGCTGCTGGCGTGGCGCGCCAACGTGCACCAGGCGCACGAGGCCATGAAGTCCGTCGCCGCGGCGCAGATCGAATACGCCGCGCAACAACAGAAATCCTAA